In one window of Juglans regia cultivar Chandler chromosome 3, Walnut 2.0, whole genome shotgun sequence DNA:
- the LOC108982585 gene encoding uncharacterized protein LOC108982585, with protein MASRKIFHAKPNYIYPTSEIITSDNPTTLLASDVEFEETDIWNSNHVNTVPLMETKRAMPISRQPKKTIRKNDNMGDKITPAASTSLPVNIPDWSKILKGDFKEHRKKDSDEDHHVDVDDEHHEAVNMIPPHEYLARTRGASFSVHEGRGRTLKGRDLRRVRNAIWKKIGFED; from the coding sequence ATGGCATCAAGGAAAATCTTCCATGCAAAACCCAATTACATCTATCCAACCTCGGAGATCATAACCAGTGACAACCCAACAACATTATTGGCTTCTGATGTCGAGTTTGAAGAAACTGATATCTGGAATTCCAATCATGTTAATACAGTACCATTAATGGAGACCAAAAGAGCAATGCCAATCTCTCGGCAGCCAAAGAAAACGATCAGGAAGAACGACAACATGGGAGACAAGATCACTCCGGCAGCATCGACATCATTGCCGGTGAACATACCAGACTGGTCGAAGATTCTTAAAGGTGACTTTAAAGAGCATCGAAAGAAAGACAGTGATGAAGATCATCATGTTGATGTTGACGATGAACATCATGAAGCTGTTAACATGATTCCTCCTCATGAATATTTAGCGAGGACTCGAGGCGCTTCTTTCTCTGTTCAtgaagggagagggaggaccTTGAAAGGGAGGGACTTGCGGAGGGTGAGGAATGCAATCTGGAAGAAGATTGGTTTCGAAGATTAG
- the LOC109009062 gene encoding uncharacterized protein LOC109009062 gives MFLWRACKEALPTLANLRRRKVVEISSCLICKQELETSGYVLWGCIAAKDVWGQGVKKVQKLSFQSDLIFDIWSRLVEMLSLEELEEVAATMRGIWTRRNNTLHGKDFKHPNALHQLAKAELVSYRETLTEELVVKLPAHVGTPKWSKPEVGSYKVNWDVAVNQKEGHIGIGVLIRDHQGFFIGSLQTHRPFKGTPFDAEAYGILLVAVFGITQCLLEGDSKQVVDLMNHHTKNWSLGGCLVEDARVVLNSFACWSVAHTYREANMATHHLAKSALECTEDLYDLETCPSCILPIVTKEMR, from the coding sequence ATGTTTTTATGGAGAGCATGCAAGGAGGCCTTACCAACTCTAGCAAATCTGAGAAGGAGGAAAGTTGTGGAAATTAGTTCATGTCTGATCTGTAAGCAGGAGCTAGAAACTTCTGGATATGTTCTGTGGGGCTGCATTGCTGCAAAGGATGTGTGGGGTCAGGGAGTGAAAAAGGTGCAAAAACTATCATTTCAAAGTGATTTGATCTTTGATATCTGGTCAAGATTGGTAGAGATGCTTAGTTTAGAGGAACTTGAAGAAGTGGCAGCTACTATGAGGGGCATATGGACTAGAAGGAACAATACTCTTCATGGTAAAGATTTCAAACATCCAAATGCTCTCCACCAACTGGCCAAGGCAGAACTGGTATCATACAGGGAAACTCTTACAGAGGAGCTAGTTGTCAAGCTCCCAGCTCATGTAGGGACTCCAAAGTGGTCAAAGCCTGAGGTTGGGTCCTATAAAGTCAACTGGGACGTGGCTGTAAATCAAAAGGAAGGGCACATAGGAATTGGAGTGCTCATTAGAGATCACCAAGGGTTCTTTATTGGAAGCCTACAGACACACAGACCCTTCAAAGGAACCCCTTTCGATGCTGAAGCCTATGGCATACTCCTAGTAGCAGTTTTTGGCATAACACAATGTTTGTTGGAGGGGGATTCAAAGCAAGTAGTGGATTTAATGAATCATCACACAAAAAACTGGAGTTTGGGTGGTTGCCTGGTGGAAGATGCAAGGGTGGTACTTAATTCCTTTGCTTGTTGGTCAGTGGCTCATACATACAGAGAAGCTAACATGGCAACACATCACCTAGCAAAATCTGCTCTTGAATGCACAGAGGATCTATATGACCTTGAAACATGTCCCTCATGTATCTTACCTATTGtcacaaaagaaatgaggtag